One genomic window of Manihot esculenta cultivar AM560-2 chromosome 16, M.esculenta_v8, whole genome shotgun sequence includes the following:
- the LOC110603088 gene encoding SAP-like protein BP-73, protein MNAVVFHSPTVFNPPSGFSFSKHLNLGKPIYSLRDGPIAFASQKDKIQLSVSNTKSNGSRSGRPPRKSSASRRSKDDESEKSQSFDSKLPMSPKQEEIISLFRRIQSSISKGENQRTKSTKPSNPNSSPTESILEILHQSKKPIKDGTGRRGDKALTRKRGVKKDDKIQDDTQLPVANFNLTRPPSNFVKRSPIPSPSIPRGNAIETTDNNKMLMLPKIEEMKLSELKELAKSRGLKGYSKLKKGELLELLRS, encoded by the exons ATGAATGCTGTTGTTTTCCATTCTCCCACAGTCTTCAATCCTCCCTCTGGTTTTTCTTTCAGCAAGCACCTCAATCTCGGAAAACCCATTTACTCTCTCAGAG ATGGACCAATAGCTTTTGCTTCACAAAAGGATAAGATTCAATTAAGTGTTTCAAACACCAAATCTAATGGAAGTAGAAGCGGCAGACCACCCCGGAAAAGTTCTGCATCAAGAAGATCAAAAGATGATGAGAGTGAAAAATCTCAATCCTTTGATAGCAAACTTCCCATGTCCCCAAAACAAGAAGAGATAATTTCCCTATTCAGAAGGATACAGTCTTCAATCTCAAAGGGAGAGAACCAAAGGACTAAGAGTACCAAGCCGAGTAATCCCAACTCGTCTCCAACTGAATCAATTTTGGAAATTCTTCATCAATCAAAGAAGCCGATAAAAG ATGGAACTGGAAGAAGAGGAGATAAGGCATTGACTCGGAAGCGTGGGGTGAAGAAGGATGATAAGATACAAGATGATACACAACTGCCAGTGGCAAACTTCAACTTAACTCGTCCGCCCTCTAATTTTGTTAAGAGATCTCCAATACCATCTCCATCAATCCCAAGAGGAAATGCTATTGAGACTACAGACAATAACAAGATGTTGATGTTGCCAAAAATAGAGGAAATGAAACTTTCGGAGTTGAAGGAACTAGCAAAGTCAAGAGGACTTAAAGGTTACTCTAAGTTGAAGAAGGGTGAGCTTTTGGAATTGTTAAGATCCTAA